The nucleotide sequence ACGCCGGGCAAGCCTGATCAACAGGAGGTGCGACATGCCACTGAACCATACGCACGCAACACAGATCCTGATTCCCGGCTGGCACGGTTCCGGCCCGGATCATTGGCAACAGCACTGGTGGCGCAGTGCTGCCGGCAGCCAACTGCTGGAACAGGATGACTGGCTCACCCCGCGACGCCGCGACTGGGTTAAACGGCTCGACGATGCCGTGCAGGGCACACCCGGACCGATCGTGCTGGTGGCCCATAGTCTCGGTTGCATCACGGTCGCGCACTGGGCGCAGCATTACCGCACCGATAAAGTGATTGGCGCCATGCTGGTAGCGCCCGCAGACGTGGAACGCCCGGACGCACCGCCTGCACTGCACGCCTTTGCGCCCATTCCACTGGATGCGCTGCCGTTCCCGGCGCTGCTGGTGGGGTCGGAAAATGACCGCGCTGCGTCACTGCAACGGGCGCGCTTTCTGGCGAATGCCTGGCAGGCGGATTTCGTCAATGCCGGCCGCGTGGGACATATCAATGTCGCGTCGGGGCATCATCAGTGGGAAGCCGGCCGCGCGCTGTGGCACGACTGGATCAGTCGTCGGGCGATTCACCCCAGCGCGGTAACAGCGTCTGCGGGATACCCAGGTGGTCGAGCAGCCGCGCAACGATGAAATCCACCAGGTCATCAACGCTTTTCGGCTGGTGATAAAAACCCGGCGCCGCCGGCATGATGGTCACACCCAGGCGCGCCAGCTTGAGCATGTTTTCCAGGTGAATGGCGGAGAACGGCGCCTCGCGCGGCACCAGGATCAGTTGCCGTTTTTCCTTGATGGCGACATCCGCCGCGCGCTCGATCAGGTTGTTGCTGGCGCCGCAGGCAATCGCCGACAGTGTGCCGGTGGAACAGGGGCACACCACCATCGACGCCGGCGCACCGGAGCCGGAGGCCACCGGCGCGGTCCACTGTTCCAGCCCGCACACCACCAGCCGGCCCGTTTCCACACCCACGTATTCCCGCAATGCGGATTCTGCCGCGCCGGTGCCCGCCGGCAGGCGCAGGTCGGTTTCGGTGCCGATCACGACCCGCGCTGCTTTTGACAGGATCACAAACACTTCCGCGTTCGCTGCCAGCAGACATTGCAGCAGGCGCAGCCCGTACTGCGCGCCGGAGGCGCCAGTGAAGGCCAGGGTAACGCGATGCGGATGGCTCATGGCAGGCCCCTTCAGATTCTGACCATCAGCGCGGCCAGGAACGGAATCAGAAACAGGATATGCAGCTCGGCCATGACGAGTTTGCGCGTCCCCGCCACCGCGCCGGCATCCGGCAGCGTGTTGTCCTTCAGCATGGTTCGGCGCCAGCGCAGAAAGCGCATGGTCGGCGCGATGGAGATGATCCCCACCAGCACGAACAAGGTGACTTTCAGATGGAACACGCCATTGTGCATATAGAACGCCGGGCCACGGCCATAGGCTTCGGTCAGGCGCAGCAGGCCCGTGGCCAGCACCAGGATCGCCGCCATGCCGTACATCAGGTCGGTGCGCGCCAGCCGTTCGATCGCTTCACGGGTGATCTGGCCGCGCAGGGTGACCAGCTCCAGCAGCAGCGTCGCGGCGAGTGTCATGATGCCGAGGTAGTGCAGGCCGGCGATGAGTGCTGCGATGAGCATGGGGGCTCCTTTTTTTGGGGTCTGACGTCTGACGTCGGACGTCGGACGCTTTAAAGACAAAACAACGTGCTTGCAGGCCTTTGCTTTTGGCGTCCGACGTCAGACGTCCGACGTCCGACCCACGTTCAACAACGCCTCCACCAGCTTTCCATGAATACCACCAAACCCGCCGTTACTCATCACAACAATATGCGCCGGCGCATCCCCCTGGCCATACTCTGCCACCAGTTGCGCGATGACCGCATCAATGCTGTCCAGCGTGCGCGCCGGCACGGGGCTGGCGGCCACCACATCCTGTAGCGACCAGTCGATACCCGCCGGCTGGTACCAGATCACCTGGTCCGCCGCCGCGACACATTCCGGCAGGCGTGCACGGTGCGCGCCCAGGCGCATGGTGTTGGAGCGTGGCTCGATCACCGCGATGATCCTGTCCTGGCCGACACGGCGGCGCAGGCCGTCCAGCGTGGTGGCAATGGCCGTGGGATGGTGCGCAAAATCATCGAACACCTGCACACCGCGCACGCTGCCGACCAGTTCCATGCGCCGTTTCACGCCCTGAAATGCCGCCAGTGCGCGGGCGCCATCCACCGGTGTCACGCCGCAATGCCGTGCCGCCAGCAACGCCGCGACGCCGTTGTAGACGTTGTGCAGGCCGGTCAGCGACCACTGCACCACCACCGGCGGGTAACCGAACGGCGTCACGCGAAACGCGGAGCCGTCTTCTGCCAGCAGCTCTACATTCACCGCTTTTGCGCCGGGACCAAAGCGTTCCACATCCGCCCAGCAGCCGCGTTCGAGCACCTGCTCCAGCGCCGGCACGCCGTCCGGCAGAATCACGCGCCCGGCGGCGGGCACGGTGCGCAGCAGATGATGAAACTGGGTCTGGATTGCGGCGAGATCAGGGAAAATATCGGCGTGGTCGAATTCGAGATTGTTGAGGATGGCCGTGCGCGGACGGTAATGAACAAACTTGGAGCGCTTGTCGAAAAACGCGGTGTCGTATTCATCCGCCTCGACAACAAAGAACGGTGCCTCGCCCAGCCGCGCGGAGACGCCGAAATTGCCGGGCACACCACCGATCAGGAAACCGGGCTTGAGCCCGGCGTGTTCGAGAATCCAGGCCACCATGCTGCTGGTGGTGGTCTTGCCGTGGGTGCCGGCAACGCCCACCACCCAGCGGCCCTGCAACACTTCGTCGGCCAGCCATTGCGGACCGGAGGTGTAGCGCAGGCCGCGATCAAGCACGTATTCCACCGCCGGGTTGCCACGGCTCATGGCGTTGCCGATCACCACCAGATCCGGGGCCGGTTCCAGGTGCGCGGGGTCATACCCTTGCAGCACCTCGATCCCCGCAGCAGCAAGCTGATCGGACATCGGCGGGTACACGTTCTGGTCCGAGCCGGTGACCCGGTGGCCCTGTGCGCGGGCCAGTTGCGCCAGGCTGCCCATAAAGGTGCCGCAGATACCAAGCACGTGGATATGCATTACGAAAACGCCCCGTCAGTGGTCAGTCACTGCGGGGCATTGTCGCAGAGCCGCCGCGCGCTGTCGCGGCGCGCGGCGCGGGTCAGAACGCCGGTGGCGCGGCCAGGAACAGGGAGGTGGCGGTGAAGCTGCCGTACTCCACATTGTTCTGATCCAGCACACTGCCGGTCAGGTCCTCGCCGCCGTCTTCCGACGACACCATCAGATCCACCCAGGCATCGTCGCCGAAGCCCTGCATGTCGCTGCGGAACGCCGACGGATTGTCCAGCCGCAGGCTGTCGGTGGGGCTCAGCGGATCGGACTGGAAGCTGCTCATCTGCACCATCGCCGCCAACGCGGTGTCGATCAGCGCCTGGCGTGACAAGGGCACGCGCACAGTGTCGCCGACACTGCTCAACGGCAGGCCCGGTGGCTGGTCGGGGAAGGTGTAACCGACCACCGTGTAGGGCTGCCAGGCGCGGGTGATGATCTGCATCGCCTGAGTCTGGACCATGTAGGCCCCAGCGTCATAGGCCACGTCATCTGCCAGACTGATGACACCGCCCTCGCAATCCATGCCGGCCTGTTCGCCGGTCAGTGCGGCACAGGCGCCGAGCGCCGACAGGATCTGCTGCTGGCAATACTGATCCGCCGTCTCGCCCGGACAGGTGCCCTGCTGCGCATAGAACGGGTTGGTGGTACTCAGCACCGGCACATCGTCCGCGACCCCGGTGCCGGCCAGCACGGCATGGGCCTGCGCCGTCACGCGGCGCGCCAGCGGGCCGATGTCCTCGTAATAACCGGCCACCAGCGACGGCAGCGCGGTGAGCCAGCTCTCCGGCAAGGTGCCACCGCCGTGCACGGCGGCGAGCGAGCGTGCGGCGGCATCGGTCAGCGGCGAAATATTCACCCAGCTGTCGAACTCGCTGGCACCGACCAGCGCATACAGCGTCTCGCCGTTGCGGCGTGCCCGCACCAGCAGCGGCTGGCCGCTGACGGTGAGGGAAAACAGGCCCTGATCATCGGTACGGATCGCTGTCGCTTCCAGCAGGGTGCTCAGCACGTCCACATCCGAGGGGCCGGCACCTTCTGCAAACCAGACCCGCCCCGACAGCACGCGCGGGCCAGCCGGCACGTCGACGGCTTCCAGTGTCAGCGACGAGGTGCCCGCCACCGGGTCACCCCCCCACAACGACAGGGAGGCATTGATCTCTGCGGCCAGTCGCGTTCCTGTCAGGCCGAGGCCTTGCCAGTCCAGCGTCACGGTCGCGCTGGCCGGGTCCGCCTCGATGCCGTATTGCGCCAGCAGCACGGCCAGCAAGGCGCCGGCCTGTTGCGGCGAGCGCAATGCGTCACCATTCAGTTGCGGCATGTTCTCGGGATAATCGCCCAGCACCGGCAGCCCCCCCGACAGATCCGTCGGGATATAGGCATTGGTGTCAGCTTCATTGAGCAGTGTCCAGTGCCAGTAGGCCGGCAGCGCCCACTGCACCAGCGGCGCAGTGTCACGCATGGTTCCTGCGATCAGGGCATAGTCGCCGCTCCACAATGGCAGGGGCAGCGCACCGAATTGCGCCACGCCCTGCTCATCCAGCGTGTAGCCGCCGGCCAGATCCAGCGGCGCCATCATCAGGTCCAGCTCGTTGCGATAGTCTTCCGTGTCCGGTCCCGCCAGCGGGTTGCGGCAATCGGCGGTTTCCAGCGTCTGGCAGGCGCGGGCCGCCGTGCGGCCCAGCACCGGCGTCAGCGCATCCAGCACCCGCGCCGGCGCGGCGTCGGAACCGGCCTCCGCGGACAACCACCATTGCGCGCTCATTTCCGGCAACGCCTCACCCGGCAACGCCAGGGCGTCCGTCAGCAGGGCGCTGTCCAGCATCTGTCCGATGGCCGCCAGATGAATCGCTTCCGCCAGCGGCGACAGTGAAATCACCCAGCCGGCCACCCGGTCCGGGTGCGTGACAAACCCGGTGATCGACGCACGGTCTTCGAAGGCCGCCACGTCAATCACCAGCGGGCCGGTGACCGCCTGCTCGAACAGCGCTTCGCCCTGTTCGTCGGTGGTCAGTGAATAACGGGCCCCCGTACCGAGATCGCGCACGGTCAGCGGACGTTCAGCCGGCGCCTGTCCGTCAGAAACCCGCAGCGTCAACGCCAGCGTGTCCGGACCAGGCCCGGGCGCACCGCCGTCCCGATGACTGCCACCGTCGCCGCCGCAGGCGCCCAGCGCCATGCTGGCCAGCAGAATCCCTGCCCATCGCCGATTTCCCATCGCTGTATTCCCCCATTTCCAAAAAAAAGACACACGAAAACGCGACAGTGTGGGATGCCTGTGGCATGCGGCGTTAGGCAAAGCGTCTCAGCGAGTTGGCAAAACGTCTCAACACGGGGAAAGCGTGAACTGATGCACAGCCCGGCTGATCATGACAGGGAAAGAAAACCCGGCCCCTCGGGGAAAAGGGCCGGGGACGCCTCAGTGACTGATCATCCAGGGGCGCGCGGAGGGGAACATCTTGTTGCCTTCGGCGGTGTAGAACACTTTCGGTTTGTGGCGGGCATGGTGGCAGCAGCCGTGTTCATGCTCCGACACCTGATTGCCGTGGCGTGGCTCGTGCCGCGCCCGTTCATTGCGCTCAATGGCCTGGCGTTTGACCGGCGACATGTCCAGCAACGTCGGCGCCACCAGCAGCACACGCGGTGCCAGTGTGCCGCAGTGTGGGCAGGCGTGGCTTTCGCCGGCATTGTCCATTGCCACCAGTTCATGGAACAGGCCGTGCTGCGGGCACTTGTAGTCGTAAAGTGGCATGGCGGGCCTCCCTTATTTCTTGTCCGGCGCCAGCGGCAGATCGACGCCGCCCTTGACGTGTTTCACCGGGCCGTCGGCATTCGGCTTCACATCGAACTCGAAAATGTCGGTGGGCAGCCACAGGGTGGCGCAGGCATTCGGCACATCCACCACGCCGCTGATATGCCCCTGTACCGGCGCACAACCGAGCAGTGAGTAGGCCTGCGCGCGGGTGTAACCGAACTTGGTCAGGTATTCGATGGCATTCAGGCACGCCTGGCGATAGGCAACATGCACATCCAGATAATGCTGCTTGCCGTCTTCATCCACCGAGATACCTTCGAAGATCAGGTAGTCGTCGTACTTCGGCGCCATCTTGCTCGGTTTGAAGATCGGGTTCTTGATGCCGTACTTCTGCATGCCACCCTTGATCAGGTTCACGCGCAGATGAATCCAGCCGGCCATTTCGATGGCGCCACAGAAGGTAATTTCGCCGTCGCCCTGGCTGAAGTGCAGATCACCCACCGACAGGCCGGCCTCTTTGACATAGACCGGGAAATACACCTGCGAACCGCGCGACAAGTCCTTGATGTCGCAGTTGCCACCGTGCTCGCGCGGCGGCACGGTACGTGCGGCTTCGGCCGCCGCTGCCGGCACCTTGTCCTTGCTCATCTTGCCCAGGTGCGCGGTATCGGCATACGGCAGGTTGGCCAGGCCCGGCACACGGTCCGGCTCGGTGTCGTAGAGTTCCTTTTCGCGGGCATTCCATTCATCCAGCATGCCTTTCGATGGCAGGCAGCCAATCAGGCCGGGATGGATCAGGCCGGCAAACTCGACGCCGGGGATATGCCGCGACCTGGTGAACATGCCGTTGAAATCCCAGATGGATTTCTGTGCTTCCGGAAAATGGTCGGTGAGAAAGCCGCCGCCGTTCTGTTTCGAGAAGAAACCGTTGAAACCCCACTGGCTCTCATCGAAAGTGCCGATATCGAGAATATCCACCACCAGCAGATCGCCCGGCTCGGCGCCCTCGACACCCACCGGCCCGGTGAGAAAGTGGACCTGCGAAAGATCCACGTCTCGCACATCCTCGGCGCTGTCATCGTTCTTGATCTGGCCGCCGGTCCAGTCGTGGCATTCGAGGATAAAGTCATCACCGGGCTTGACCTTCACGGCCATCGGGATATCCGGATGCCAGCGGTTGTGCACGCCGTCGTTGTCGTACGGGGATTTGTTCAGGTCGACCTTGATCAGTGTTTCCGCCATGAGAGTTCTCCTTCCGCTTTAAAAGAAAAGGGTCATACCGACAGGAAGCCGGCAATGACCTGTTCGTCGATGGCCGCGCGTTCGGCCTCGTGCACCAGCGCACCTTTCTCCATCACCAGCACCCGGTCCGCCACGTCGAGCACAAAACTGAGCACCTGCTCGGAGACAATGATGGACAGGCCGTGCTCATCCCGGATGCGACGCAGCGTGCGCGCGAGTTCGTGGATGATGGACGGCTGGATGCCTTCGGTGGGTTCGTCCAGCAACAGCACTTTCGGCTTGCCGGCCAGGGCGCGGGCGATCGCCAGTTGCTGTTGCTGGCCACCGGAGAGGTTGCCGCCGCGCCGGCTGCGCATGTCCCTGAGCACCGGAAACAACTCATACAGGTGCTCGGGAATGCGTTTCTCGCCGCTGGCGGACAGACCGGTCTCGATGTTTTCGCGCACCGTCATGGTGGAAAAGATCATCCGCCCCTGCGGCACAAAGCCGATACCGGCGCGCACGCGCTGGTAACTCTGCAACGGCGCCAGGTCTTGCCCGCCAAGCCGGATACTGCCGGCACTGGACGGGTGCATGCCGACCAGCGATTTCATCAGCGTGGTCTTGCCCATGCCGTTGCGGCCCACAATGGCAACAATCTCGTTCTCGCCAATGCGCATGTTCAGGTCGTTGATGATGCGGCTTTCGCCATAACTCACGCACAGCCCGGAGATATCAAGCATGAGCGGCCTCCTCGCGGCTCTCACGGTGGCCGAGATAGACCTCCACCACGCGCGGGTCATTCTTCACATGCTCCAGCGAGCCCTCCGCCAGCATCCTGCCCTGGTGCATCACGGTGACGCGGTGGGCAATGTCCTCGACGAACTGCATGTCATGCTCGATCACGATCACCGAACGTTGCCGGGTAATGGTGCGCAACAGCTCGGCAGTCTGCCGCCGCTCCGCCACCGACATGCCCGCCACCGGCTCGTCCAGCATCAGCAGCTCCGGGTCCTGGATCAGCAACATGCCGATCTCCAGCCACTGTTTCTGGCCATGGCTGAGCAGGCCCGCAGGCTGGTCCAGATGATCGGAAAGAAACACCGTGGCGGCGGTTTCATGCACGGCATCCAGCACGGCCTTGTCGCGACGGAACAGCAGCGCACCGAAAACAGAGCGGCCTCGCGGGTAGGAAATCTCCAGGTTCTCGAATACCGTCAGGTCCTCAAACACCGACGGATTCTGGAACTTGCGCCCGACACCGGCGTGCACGATGGCGTGCTCGCTCATGCGCGTCAGTTCCCGCCCGCGAAACTTGATCGAGCCGTCGGTGGCGCGCGTCTTGCCGCAGATCAGGTCCAGCACCGTGGTCTTGCCGGCACCATTCGGGCCGATGATCACGCGGATTTCCTGCGGGTCGACATAGAACGACAGGTCATCCACTGCCTTGAAACCGTCGAACGACACCGTCAGCCCTTCCACCGCCAGAATAAAATCCTGTGCATTGCTCATGAGATTTTCTCCTGTGCGGGGGTAACGGCCGCACCACGGCTGCGCGCACTCGCCCAGCCCCTGGCCAGCAGCGGTTCCAGATAACGGCTGTACAGGCCGGCCAGACCATTCGGGAATGCCAGCACTACAGCGATAAACAGCGCGCCCATGGCGTACAGCCACAGCTCCGGGAAGGATTCCGAGAAACTGGTCTTGGCCAGGTTGACGATCAGCGCGCCATACACGGCACCCAGCAGCGACAGCCGTCCGCCGACGGCGCAGAAGATCACCATCTCGATGGACGGCACGATGCCGACAAACGACGGCGACATGAAACCGACCTGGAGCGTGAACATCGCGCCGCCAATGGCCGAAAAGACACCGGCCAGGCAGAACACAAAAATCTTGAAACCGGACACGTCATAGCCGGAAAACCGCACACGGTCTTCCCGGTCACGCATGGCCACCAGGATGCGGCCAAACTTGCTGCGCAGGATCAGTTGCGCCAGCACCAGGCACAGCAACAGCAGGAACACACACAGGAAGTACAGGATCTGTTTGGCGTCGTCCGTGCGGATATCCCAGCCCAGCAGTGTGCGCAGGTCCGTCATGCCGTTGGCGCCGCCGGTATAGCCCTGCTGGCCGATGATCAGGATGGTGAGAATGGTGGCGATGGCCTGGGTGATGATCGCGAAGTACACACCACCGACACGGCGCTTGAACATCGCAAAACCGATCACAAAGGCGAACAGCGCCGGCACCACCAGCACCGCCACAATGGTGAACGTCAGGCTGTGGAACGGCTCCCAGAACCACGGCAGTTCGGTGACCTGGTTCCAGTCCATGAAATCCGGAATGCCCGGCGTGGTCTGGCGCGCGGTGCTGGCCATGTCCGACGCTTCCAGTTTCAGGAACATCGCCATGCAGTAGCCGCCCAGGCCGAAGAACACGCCCTGGCCCAGGCTGAGCACGCCACCGTAGCCCCAGCACAGCACCAGCCCCAGGGCGACGAACGCGAAGGTCAGGTATTTGCCGGTCAGGTTCAGGCGGAAGGCATCCAGCGCCAGCGGCAGGACCACCACCAGCAGTACCGCCAGCAGCAGGAAATAGAGCACCTCGCGGCCGGAGAACAGATTACGCAATGCAGTCATCACACGGCTCCCCCGCTCAATGCCTGATACGGCTGGCAAACAGCCCCTGCGGCCGCACCATCAGGATGCCGACCACGACCAGCAGCGTGTACACCTTGGCCATCGACCCGCTGAGGAAAAATTCCATGGTCGATTGCGCCTGCGAAATGGTGAACGCGGAGGCAATGGTGCCCAGCAGGCTCTGTGCACCGCCGAACACCACCACCAGGAAGGTGTCGACAATGTAGAGCTGGCCCGCCGTCGGCCCGGTGGAACCGATCATGGTGAAGGCGCTGCCGGCGATGCCGGCGATGCCGCAGCCGAGCGCAAAGGTGACGCGGTCCACCTGCTGTGTGTTGATGCCCACGGCGCCCGCCATCGGCCGGTTCTGCACCACCGCGCGCACTTTGCGTCCCCAGGAGGAGCGGTACATCAGCAGGTACACACCAAGCGCGGTCAGCAGTGAAATGCCCATTACGAACAGGCCGTTGATCGGCACTTCGATCATGTCGGTGATCGCGTAGGAGCCCATCATCCAGTCCGGCATGCGCACGCCCACTTCCCGCGCACCGAAAATCGAGCGGTAGGCCTGTTGCAGGATCAGGCTCAGGCCCCAGGTGGCCAGCAGCGTGTCCAGCGGCCGCTTGTACAGGTGCCGGATCAGCAACCATTCCACCGCCCCGCCCAGCAACGCCGAGGCGACAAAGGCAAGCAGGATGGCCACCGGAAAATACACCGCGAACAACCCCGGCAGATGGCTACTGAAAAACCCGGACGTCAGCCAGGTCACGTAGGCACCCAGAATCATGAATTCGCCATGGGCCATGTTGATCACGCCCATCTGGCCGAAGATGATGGCCAGCCCCAGAGCCATCAGTACGAATACGGAAAACAGCGATAACCCGGCGAAACCCTGCATCGCAAAAATCGATGTCAGTTCTGCGGCGGAATAGTCTGCAAACATCGGCCTGCTCCCAACAACTGCGATCCCGCTGGTGGCCGCGCGCGGCCACCAGCCCCGAGTGTGTGCGTTACATGTCCGGGAACGGGTCCGGCTCCATCAGTTCGTCGGTTTCGAACACCACTTCGTACTGACCGTTGTCCATGGCGCGGCCGACGCGGGTTTTCGACCAGAGGTGATGGTTTTCATGAATGCGGACATACCCTTCCGGTGCCGTGGTCAGCTCAATGCCCGGTGACGCTTCGCGAATCTTGTCGATATCGAACGAACCGGCTTTTTCGACAGCGGCTTTCCACAGCCAGGGACCAAGGTAGGCGGCCTGGGTGACGTCGCCGATCACGATGTCATCGCCCCAGCGCTCCTTGAAGGCTTCCACGAAGGCCTCGTTGTTCGGGTTGTCCAGGCTCTGGAAATATTTCATCGCCGCGTAGGCACCTTCGATGTTCTGGCCACCAATGCCGAGGATTTCGTCCTCGGTCACGGAGATGGTGAGCAGCAGCGGGCTTTCCCGGGTCAGGTCAAACCCGGCCGCCTGCAACTGGCGGTAGAAGGCCACGTTGGAGCCGCCCACCACGATGGCGTAGATCACGTCCGGTTTTTTCAGGCGAATGCGGTTGATGACGGAGTTGAACTGGGTGTGACCGAGCGGATAGTAATCCTCGCCCACCACTTCCAGGCCCAGGCTCTCGATGTGCGCGCGGGCGATCTTGTTCGAGGTACGCGGCCAGATATAGTCCGAACCGAGCAGGTAGAAGCTCTTGGCACCCTTCTCGCGCACCACCCAGTCGATGCCGGCGATGATCTGCTGGGTCGCTTCCTGGCCGGTGTAGATCACGTTCGGCGACTGCTCCAGCCCTTCATAGAAGGTCGGGTAGTACAGCATGCCGTTGTACTGTTCGAAGATCGGCAGCACTGCCTTGCGCGAGGCCGAGGTCCAGCAGCCGAACACGGCCGCCACCTTGTCGTTGATCAGCAGCTTGCGGGATTTCTCGGCAAAGGTCGGCCAGTCGCTGGCGCCGTCTTCCTGGACGTATTCGATCTGCCGGCCAAGCACCCCCCCGGCGGCGTTGATCTGCTCGATGGCGAGCTTCTCTGCCTGCACCGACCCGGTTTCGCTGATCGCCATGGTGCCGGTGATGGAATGCAGGATGCCCACTTTTACCGTGGTGTCGGTGACGGCAAGCCCGGTGGTGTTGACCTCGGAGGTCGGTGGCACGGCAGCCTGGCTCAGTGTGCTGGCCAGCGCCAGGGCCGGTATTGCCAGCCAGCGCCCCCAACGACGCGGCGTGTTGTGCGTGATGCTCATCTCGTTTCCCTCATACATGCGGTGGCCGATCCCCGGCATCTGCTCCGGGATACTCGAGGGTCAGTATCCGGGCACCCGCCCCGCCACCCCATTCGGGAAACACACCAGAGAACTACGTCATTTGACGCATACCCGCC is from Isoalcanivorax pacificus W11-5 and encodes:
- a CDS encoding RBBP9/YdeN family alpha/beta hydrolase — protein: MPLNHTHATQILIPGWHGSGPDHWQQHWWRSAAGSQLLEQDDWLTPRRRDWVKRLDDAVQGTPGPIVLVAHSLGCITVAHWAQHYRTDKVIGAMLVAPADVERPDAPPALHAFAPIPLDALPFPALLVGSENDRAASLQRARFLANAWQADFVNAGRVGHINVASGHHQWEAGRALWHDWISRRAIHPSAVTASAGYPGGRAAAQR
- a CDS encoding flavin prenyltransferase UbiX, coding for MSHPHRVTLAFTGASGAQYGLRLLQCLLAANAEVFVILSKAARVVIGTETDLRLPAGTGAAESALREYVGVETGRLVVCGLEQWTAPVASGSGAPASMVVCPCSTGTLSAIACGASNNLIERAADVAIKEKRQLILVPREAPFSAIHLENMLKLARLGVTIMPAAPGFYHQPKSVDDLVDFIVARLLDHLGIPQTLLPRWGESPDD
- a CDS encoding DUF2214 family protein is translated as MLIAALIAGLHYLGIMTLAATLLLELVTLRGQITREAIERLARTDLMYGMAAILVLATGLLRLTEAYGRGPAFYMHNGVFHLKVTLFVLVGIISIAPTMRFLRWRRTMLKDNTLPDAGAVAGTRKLVMAELHILFLIPFLAALMVRI
- the mpl gene encoding UDP-N-acetylmuramate:L-alanyl-gamma-D-glutamyl-meso-diaminopimelate ligase; translated protein: MHIHVLGICGTFMGSLAQLARAQGHRVTGSDQNVYPPMSDQLAAAGIEVLQGYDPAHLEPAPDLVVIGNAMSRGNPAVEYVLDRGLRYTSGPQWLADEVLQGRWVVGVAGTHGKTTTSSMVAWILEHAGLKPGFLIGGVPGNFGVSARLGEAPFFVVEADEYDTAFFDKRSKFVHYRPRTAILNNLEFDHADIFPDLAAIQTQFHHLLRTVPAAGRVILPDGVPALEQVLERGCWADVERFGPGAKAVNVELLAEDGSAFRVTPFGYPPVVVQWSLTGLHNVYNGVAALLAARHCGVTPVDGARALAAFQGVKRRMELVGSVRGVQVFDDFAHHPTAIATTLDGLRRRVGQDRIIAVIEPRSNTMRLGAHRARLPECVAAADQVIWYQPAGIDWSLQDVVAASPVPARTLDSIDAVIAQLVAEYGQGDAPAHIVVMSNGGFGGIHGKLVEALLNVGRTSDV
- a CDS encoding zinc ribbon domain-containing protein, with translation MPLYDYKCPQHGLFHELVAMDNAGESHACPHCGTLAPRVLLVAPTLLDMSPVKRQAIERNERARHEPRHGNQVSEHEHGCCHHARHKPKVFYTAEGNKMFPSARPWMISH
- the fmdA gene encoding formamidase, yielding MAETLIKVDLNKSPYDNDGVHNRWHPDIPMAVKVKPGDDFILECHDWTGGQIKNDDSAEDVRDVDLSQVHFLTGPVGVEGAEPGDLLVVDILDIGTFDESQWGFNGFFSKQNGGGFLTDHFPEAQKSIWDFNGMFTRSRHIPGVEFAGLIHPGLIGCLPSKGMLDEWNAREKELYDTEPDRVPGLANLPYADTAHLGKMSKDKVPAAAAEAARTVPPREHGGNCDIKDLSRGSQVYFPVYVKEAGLSVGDLHFSQGDGEITFCGAIEMAGWIHLRVNLIKGGMQKYGIKNPIFKPSKMAPKYDDYLIFEGISVDEDGKQHYLDVHVAYRQACLNAIEYLTKFGYTRAQAYSLLGCAPVQGHISGVVDVPNACATLWLPTDIFEFDVKPNADGPVKHVKGGVDLPLAPDKK
- the urtE gene encoding urea ABC transporter ATP-binding subunit UrtE — its product is MLDISGLCVSYGESRIINDLNMRIGENEIVAIVGRNGMGKTTLMKSLVGMHPSSAGSIRLGGQDLAPLQSYQRVRAGIGFVPQGRMIFSTMTVRENIETGLSASGEKRIPEHLYELFPVLRDMRSRRGGNLSGGQQQQLAIARALAGKPKVLLLDEPTEGIQPSIIHELARTLRRIRDEHGLSIIVSEQVLSFVLDVADRVLVMEKGALVHEAERAAIDEQVIAGFLSV
- the urtD gene encoding urea ABC transporter ATP-binding protein UrtD, whose translation is MSNAQDFILAVEGLTVSFDGFKAVDDLSFYVDPQEIRVIIGPNGAGKTTVLDLICGKTRATDGSIKFRGRELTRMSEHAIVHAGVGRKFQNPSVFEDLTVFENLEISYPRGRSVFGALLFRRDKAVLDAVHETAATVFLSDHLDQPAGLLSHGQKQWLEIGMLLIQDPELLMLDEPVAGMSVAERRQTAELLRTITRQRSVIVIEHDMQFVEDIAHRVTVMHQGRMLAEGSLEHVKNDPRVVEVYLGHRESREEAAHA
- the urtC gene encoding urea ABC transporter permease subunit UrtC, whose amino-acid sequence is MTALRNLFSGREVLYFLLLAVLLVVVLPLALDAFRLNLTGKYLTFAFVALGLVLCWGYGGVLSLGQGVFFGLGGYCMAMFLKLEASDMASTARQTTPGIPDFMDWNQVTELPWFWEPFHSLTFTIVAVLVVPALFAFVIGFAMFKRRVGGVYFAIITQAIATILTILIIGQQGYTGGANGMTDLRTLLGWDIRTDDAKQILYFLCVFLLLLCLVLAQLILRSKFGRILVAMRDREDRVRFSGYDVSGFKIFVFCLAGVFSAIGGAMFTLQVGFMSPSFVGIVPSIEMVIFCAVGGRLSLLGAVYGALIVNLAKTSFSESFPELWLYAMGALFIAVVLAFPNGLAGLYSRYLEPLLARGWASARSRGAAVTPAQEKIS
- the urtB gene encoding urea ABC transporter permease subunit UrtB; this encodes MFADYSAAELTSIFAMQGFAGLSLFSVFVLMALGLAIIFGQMGVINMAHGEFMILGAYVTWLTSGFFSSHLPGLFAVYFPVAILLAFVASALLGGAVEWLLIRHLYKRPLDTLLATWGLSLILQQAYRSIFGAREVGVRMPDWMMGSYAITDMIEVPINGLFVMGISLLTALGVYLLMYRSSWGRKVRAVVQNRPMAGAVGINTQQVDRVTFALGCGIAGIAGSAFTMIGSTGPTAGQLYIVDTFLVVVFGGAQSLLGTIASAFTISQAQSTMEFFLSGSMAKVYTLLVVVGILMVRPQGLFASRIRH